A window of Deinococcus radiotolerans contains these coding sequences:
- a CDS encoding metallophosphoesterase family protein, with amino-acid sequence MCRLVCLLPLLLSAAPLPPVQPVRLAILGDFNGPYGSTTYPAPLARSVARIVSEWRPDAVLSPGDLIGGQKASLGDAQVRAMWAAFDRDVRAPLAAAGIPFAFTLGNHDASPVSPRDRREAAAYWKAHVPPLAFVDRAAFPFRFSFTLGGGALFIASLDASGPDVTATQRAWLAAQLTSPAARAAGARLVVGHLPLAGVSAEKNRPGEVIRDPGPLRQVMEAGHVLAYVHGHHAAFYPARLGRLNVLSAGGIGGRAYVGHPGTARSTVTLLTVWPAQDRATFETMDAATGQPVEAASLPARLDGLNGPLTRVSEFRR; translated from the coding sequence ATGTGCCGCCTCGTGTGCCTGCTGCCGCTGCTGCTCTCGGCAGCCCCCCTGCCGCCTGTTCAGCCAGTGCGGCTGGCGATCCTGGGGGACTTCAACGGACCGTACGGCAGCACCACGTACCCGGCGCCCCTGGCGCGCAGCGTGGCCCGCATCGTCAGCGAGTGGCGACCCGACGCGGTGCTCTCCCCCGGCGACCTGATCGGCGGGCAGAAGGCCAGCCTGGGGGACGCGCAGGTGCGGGCCATGTGGGCGGCGTTCGACCGGGACGTGCGCGCGCCCCTGGCAGCGGCCGGGATTCCCTTCGCATTCACGCTGGGCAACCACGACGCCAGTCCGGTCAGCCCGCGCGACCGGCGCGAGGCGGCGGCGTACTGGAAGGCGCACGTGCCGCCCCTGGCCTTCGTGGACCGCGCGGCATTCCCGTTCCGGTTCAGTTTCACGCTGGGCGGCGGGGCGCTGTTCATTGCGTCGCTGGACGCCAGTGGGCCGGACGTGACGGCCACTCAGCGCGCGTGGCTCGCGGCGCAGCTGACCTCGCCTGCTGCGCGGGCGGCGGGCGCGCGGCTGGTCGTGGGACACCTCCCGCTGGCCGGGGTGAGTGCCGAGAAGAACCGCCCGGGCGAGGTGATCCGCGACCCCGGTCCGCTGCGGCAGGTCATGGAGGCCGGGCACGTGCTGGCGTACGTGCACGGGCATCACGCGGCGTTCTACCCGGCCCGGCTGGGCCGCCTGAACGTCCTGTCGGCCGGGGGCATCGGCGGCCGGGCGTACGTGGGGCACCCGGGCACGGCGCGCAGCACGGTGACGCTGCTGACCGTGTGGCCCGCGCAGGACCGCGCGACCTTCGAGACCATGGACGCCGCGACCGGGCAGCCGGTGGAGGCGGCGAGCCTCCCGGCGCGGCTGGACGGCCTGAACGGCCCGTTGACGCGCGTCAGTGAGTTCCGCCGCTGA
- a CDS encoding MmcQ/YjbR family DNA-binding protein, with protein sequence MQSITDLRAHCAQLPHSQETFPFDATTLVFKVGPAGAGKMYALTDVQADPVTVSVKVPPERGEELRAAHDAITPGYHLNKRHWVTVTLDGRVPDELIRDLITGSHALVVRGLTRAQRQELSL encoded by the coding sequence ATGCAGTCCATCACTGACCTGCGGGCCCACTGCGCTCAGCTGCCGCACTCGCAGGAGACCTTTCCGTTCGATGCGACGACCCTGGTGTTCAAGGTCGGGCCGGCCGGGGCAGGGAAGATGTACGCCCTGACGGACGTGCAGGCCGACCCCGTCACGGTGTCTGTGAAGGTGCCGCCCGAACGGGGTGAGGAACTGCGCGCCGCGCATGACGCCATCACGCCCGGCTACCACCTCAACAAACGCCACTGGGTGACCGTCACGCTGGACGGCCGCGTTCCGGATGAGCTGATCCGCGACCTGATCACGGGCAGTCACGCGCTCGTGGTGCGGGGCCTGACCCGCGCGCAGCGGCAGGAACTGAGCCTGTGA
- a CDS encoding MFS transporter has product MSSPALTSTTDAPPDTRRTLAGWAVTAACLIAFMGVGVVDPILPEIGHQLGATPTQVELLFTTYLGVMAIMTLFAGNIGARLGRRRVALIGLGLIAAFALACGLSGSIPALALFRGGWGLGSALFTPTALVLLLALIGHAEKAIMRYEAAIGLGMSMGPLLGGLLGSHSWRFPFFGAAALMLLALASVATLVRVPEAREPVRPVSDVFRAYRQPAFLAVGLTGLLYYFGFFLLLGYTPLFLHLSTLGLGLTFFGWGLLLGLGSTVLAERLLHALPASRVVLGALAGLTALFVLIGFAPVTVPVKVTFVILSGTLFGLMNATLTTLSVEVSHMPRATATSAYNFLRWLGAALAPVSSGLIAEHLGAPVPYAFGAAAVALAVVITALAARGIDAARASDPHIH; this is encoded by the coding sequence ATGTCGAGCCCTGCTCTCACCTCCACCACGGACGCCCCACCCGACACCCGCCGCACGCTGGCCGGCTGGGCCGTCACCGCTGCCTGCCTGATCGCCTTCATGGGCGTCGGCGTCGTCGACCCGATCCTCCCCGAGATCGGCCACCAGCTCGGCGCGACCCCCACCCAGGTCGAACTGCTGTTCACCACCTACCTGGGCGTCATGGCCATCATGACCCTGTTCGCCGGGAACATCGGCGCCCGGCTGGGCCGCCGCCGCGTCGCCCTGATCGGCCTGGGCCTGATCGCCGCCTTCGCCCTCGCCTGCGGCCTGAGCGGCAGCATCCCCGCGCTGGCCCTCTTCCGGGGCGGCTGGGGCCTGGGCAGCGCCCTGTTCACCCCCACCGCCCTGGTGCTGCTGCTGGCCCTGATCGGCCACGCCGAGAAAGCCATCATGCGCTACGAGGCCGCCATCGGCCTGGGCATGAGCATGGGCCCGCTGCTGGGCGGCCTGCTGGGCAGCCACTCCTGGCGTTTCCCGTTCTTCGGCGCGGCCGCCCTGATGCTGCTCGCGCTGGCCAGCGTCGCCACCCTGGTCCGCGTCCCCGAGGCGCGTGAACCGGTCCGCCCCGTCAGCGACGTGTTCCGCGCCTACCGCCAGCCCGCCTTCCTGGCCGTGGGCCTCACGGGCCTGCTGTACTACTTCGGCTTCTTCCTGCTGCTGGGCTACACCCCGCTGTTCCTGCACCTGAGCACCCTGGGCCTGGGCCTCACGTTCTTCGGCTGGGGCCTGCTGCTGGGCCTGGGCAGCACCGTCCTCGCCGAACGCCTCCTGCACGCCCTGCCCGCCAGCCGCGTCGTGCTGGGCGCCCTGGCCGGCCTGACCGCGCTGTTCGTCCTGATCGGCTTCGCGCCCGTCACCGTGCCCGTCAAGGTCACGTTCGTGATCCTCAGCGGCACCCTGTTCGGCCTGATGAACGCCACCCTCACCACCCTCAGTGTGGAGGTCAGCCACATGCCCCGCGCCACCGCCACGAGCGCCTACAACTTCCTGCGCTGGCTCGGCGCGGCTCTCGCCCCGGTCAGCAGCGGCCTGATCGCCGAACACCTCGGCGCGCCCGTCCCCTACGCCTTCGGCGCCGCCGCCGTCGCCCTGGCCGTGGTCATCACCGCCCTGGCCGCCCGCGGCATCGACGCCGCCCGCGCCAGCGACCCTCACATTCACTGA
- a CDS encoding MerR family transcriptional regulator, with translation MTHTDPTPPDDTPRHRVGEVATRLGLTLRTLKYYEELGLVTPQRTGSRYRLYSEADVARLDRVRRMRALGLSLGTIQATFSQPLELDPDGRQVLTEGALTDLRRDLSGQLEVLSARIAAAERELKDARALRRDLQRDLAYVEKRLGGVRVGELLDGDQASRA, from the coding sequence GTGACCCACACCGACCCCACCCCCCCGGACGACACGCCCCGCCACCGCGTGGGCGAGGTCGCCACGCGCCTGGGCCTGACCCTGCGCACCCTGAAGTACTACGAGGAACTGGGCCTCGTGACCCCGCAGCGCACCGGCAGCCGCTACCGCCTGTACAGCGAGGCGGACGTCGCGCGGCTGGACCGCGTCCGCCGCATGCGCGCCCTGGGCCTGAGCCTCGGCACGATTCAGGCCACGTTCAGCCAGCCGCTCGAACTCGACCCGGACGGCCGACAGGTGCTCACGGAGGGCGCCCTGACCGACCTGCGCCGCGACCTCAGCGGGCAACTTGAGGTCCTCAGTGCCCGCATCGCCGCCGCCGAACGCGAACTGAAAGACGCCCGCGCGCTGCGCCGCGACCTCCAGCGGGATCTCGCCTACGTCGAAAAACGCCTGGGCGGCGTGCGCGTCGGGGAACTGCTGGACGGAGATCAGGCCAGCCGCGCGTAG
- a CDS encoding carbohydrate kinase family protein → MTLPLLVCGHANVETVLRLDTPALDPAGSVIPDGLSLNVSGVGVNLVRGLRTLGSPVRLLTLLGDDVAGRAVRAELRGCDLRVVPAQATAQTLAVTRADGTHVFHRDPKNLPDAPAPIEAFRAALPGCRAALMTNIGWTRDLLPLARAAGVPVLTDVQELRAPDHAYDQPYLRGADVLLLSAARLDDPAAALRAVGARARADVIVAGLGAGGALLWTRETGEVRHQPAFPARVQHAGGAGDALAAAFAHFLFTRGLPPQEALQLACAAAALKLRGEGSGEGHAAEAEVYARLA, encoded by the coding sequence ATGACCTTGCCCCTGCTGGTGTGCGGACACGCGAATGTCGAGACGGTGCTGCGTCTGGACACCCCGGCGCTGGACCCGGCGGGGAGTGTGATCCCGGACGGGCTGAGCCTGAACGTGAGCGGCGTGGGCGTGAATCTGGTGCGGGGGCTGCGCACACTGGGCAGCCCGGTGCGGCTGCTGACGCTGCTGGGTGACGACGTGGCCGGACGCGCGGTGCGCGCCGAGCTGCGCGGGTGCGACCTGCGGGTGGTGCCCGCGCAGGCGACCGCGCAGACGCTGGCCGTGACCCGCGCGGACGGCACACACGTGTTTCACCGGGATCCGAAGAACCTGCCGGACGCCCCGGCTCCGATTGAAGCCTTCCGGGCGGCGCTGCCCGGGTGCCGGGCGGCCCTGATGACGAACATCGGCTGGACGCGCGACCTGCTGCCCCTGGCGCGCGCGGCGGGCGTGCCGGTCCTGACGGACGTGCAGGAGCTGCGCGCGCCGGATCACGCCTACGATCAGCCGTATCTGCGCGGGGCGGACGTGCTGCTGCTGAGTGCCGCGCGGCTGGATGATCCGGCGGCGGCCCTGCGGGCCGTGGGGGCGCGTGCCCGCGCGGACGTGATCGTGGCCGGGCTGGGCGCAGGCGGCGCGCTGCTCTGGACGCGCGAGACCGGCGAGGTGCGGCACCAGCCGGCCTTCCCTGCCCGGGTGCAGCACGCGGGTGGCGCAGGGGACGCGCTGGCGGCGGCGTTCGCGCATTTCCTGTTCACGCGCGGCCTGCCGCCCCAGGAGGCGCTGCAGCTGGCGTGCGCCGCTGCCGCCCTGAAACTGCGCGGCGAGGGCAGTGGTGAGGGGCACGCGGCGGAGGCGGAAGTCTACGCGCGGCTGGCCTGA
- a CDS encoding extracellular catalytic domain type 1 short-chain-length polyhydroxyalkanoate depolymerase, with the protein MRPARTPARRLTGLLFPALLAACAPPAAPTQTTTQTTTQSPSDPNLHAQATGSWVSGTYSSAYGARFYRLWVPAGYTGTPRPLMVMLHGCLQDGADFAAGTRMNTLADTRGFLVLYPEQGTLYNSADCWNWYLPGNQYRGAGEPAVIAGMIGWVKSTYAVDSARVAVAGLSAGAAMANIMGCTYPDLIRGVASVAGVMYQGATTAAGGVNAMSYGSVYDPNGRGAACAAEMGTRRHAMPTLVFQGSADPTVNPVNATQTLTQWAQANDLADGTDNNDPDDTPDATVSGTACRAYTRFDYRTAGGTTRLQRYSVSGMGHAWPGGSSAGTYTDPCAPDASTLILNFFGF; encoded by the coding sequence ATGCGCCCAGCCCGCACCCCCGCCCGCCGCCTGACCGGCCTGCTGTTCCCGGCCCTGCTCGCCGCCTGCGCGCCGCCCGCCGCGCCCACCCAGACCACCACCCAGACCACCACACAGTCCCCCTCTGACCCCAACCTGCACGCGCAGGCGACCGGCAGCTGGGTCAGCGGCACGTACAGCAGCGCGTACGGCGCGCGCTTCTACCGCCTGTGGGTGCCCGCCGGGTATACGGGCACGCCCCGCCCCCTGATGGTCATGCTGCACGGCTGCCTGCAGGACGGCGCCGACTTCGCCGCCGGGACCCGCATGAACACCCTGGCCGACACGCGGGGCTTCCTGGTGCTGTACCCCGAACAGGGCACGCTGTACAACAGCGCCGACTGCTGGAACTGGTACCTGCCCGGCAACCAGTACCGGGGCGCGGGCGAACCCGCCGTCATCGCCGGGATGATCGGCTGGGTGAAGAGCACCTACGCCGTGGACAGCGCCCGCGTGGCCGTCGCGGGCCTGTCCGCCGGGGCCGCCATGGCGAACATCATGGGCTGCACGTACCCCGACCTGATCCGCGGCGTGGCCAGCGTGGCGGGCGTCATGTACCAGGGCGCCACCACCGCTGCGGGCGGCGTGAACGCCATGTCGTACGGCAGCGTCTATGACCCCAACGGGCGCGGCGCCGCCTGCGCGGCCGAGATGGGCACCCGCCGCCACGCCATGCCCACCCTGGTCTTCCAGGGCAGCGCCGACCCCACCGTCAACCCCGTGAACGCCACGCAGACCCTCACGCAGTGGGCGCAGGCGAACGACCTCGCCGACGGCACCGACAACAACGACCCGGATGACACACCCGACGCTACCGTGAGCGGCACCGCCTGCCGCGCCTACACCCGCTTCGACTACCGCACCGCAGGCGGCACCACGCGGCTCCAGCGCTACTCGGTCAGCGGTATGGGGCACGCGTGGCCCGGCGGGAGCAGCGCCGGGACGTACACCGACCCCTGCGCGCCCGACGCCAGCACCCTCATCCTGAACTTCTTCGGCTTCTGA
- a CDS encoding DUF5724 domain-containing protein produces MDIQDHLRTFQQPWKPGFDTRVAALPAPWPTLIQAHIKGGRDQQERQRLQDELVDALHASTPADREALAAAFFPQIPALAARTLDALLTRHPYPLGYARRAFRAPAHRLAAVHAAHWLWQAWHTTRDYPQNAEWFAVHAGLLNPWESQGLGLLLGQAISDGDEEVYQILRDTAGTQHPVARMGRHVPLALLSSTRGDAWTLAEGLLLAAQRQEGLRQVILETVDEASADAFTRTLRLILGEDLLRFAATLRAACVWFGLNYDVTDLKVVRAHLTRALTFLEDPQAARVAVQSGEGVDAYLALFTLGMRDAVQAADHARTVLTDADPARRMAAAQFLTAAELLTDADRRALLTDADLRVAALAGNAVNRWGIGSFPYSFEQFEAYALRLPDSARHEPLLFPWLGHVPARADALDALPALRGERPFTALAPHLGSMSAYGKTALLRSLKDHAAAHPLDAPTRALLLTLLQDRNSSVSQEAVTVMAHFTPDPTEVDVVHGLLKRKSADLRRGLIRLLASDPAQAQRSADALLTGPNTDQRQAGLQLLIETGGTPPADFKPKNVTEATLLARLTEPDTQLSLQDGLGLFDPARLTRLAAPQPRERDYPADVTRGAALLRALDALLVAHRETPLTGAGWDGQETQLLGNVRPWQLRPGKDGEPMPLWDVWTGWWQGRPDAQDGDLTRLHWALNHFVNRTETTSTELQDELDGNGAQAAALDAAELDTAVLDLLGLDQEGLDDLLADADEDDLAEHQAARSAVEERQDLLRRTLHRTLGPLVTLRLEHPDLARVIVDALHAAHATPTDTDLALDAWETALVYLPGDARMQTDPQRTWWQEDPRDLLNPVMPRGDWRTWTPEQQRRFWALHLHRGAGYPNLPRQRVNTALLLHAYAQSWATSDDLLDALIGPRPERHGSYYGSYGHDFDDLSTYTRRTLKPEWPTHPDWEAAVARVRDRVLELELARGDLETPATAPALALRSVHGADLALRLLAGLGKNPLKRGYQGRNESRDVTFSHLIRVAFPQTGDTPESFRAQAAALNLPDARLLDLAMFAPQWAPLVADALGWRGLKDGVYWLHAHTRDSNWSVPQEVRDAWEAEIGERTPLSPTDLTEGAVDVAWFRQTYKALGGARFSALLDAAKYASSSGGHKRAETYARAILGELKEDDLTTRITAKRNQDAVRALGLLPLARAKGKAARELEGRYRLISDFRRDARQFGAQRQASERRAADIGLLNLARSAGYADPQRLMWAMEARTAPDWTQTVTDGDLRVGIHLSPDGEASLTVTRGDKVLKALPPALKKRPDVQALQAAAKELGATRRRMRAALEDTMIRGDHLQPQELTDLAAHPVIAPMLRSLVWVLNETYLGWWTGDTLDTPAGPQPTLDHALRLAHPHDLYTSGHWPAFQAQVMDRQITQPFKQVFREYYPLTAAEQGARRVTRYTDQHVQPGKAAALLKTRGWITVPEEGVRKTWHAEGINVWLDTSVGYGTPNEVEGTSLNAAYFIRRDATEPMPLSEVPPRLLSETLRDLDLVVSVAHVGGVDPEATQSTTEMRAALLRETLRLLKLGNVRIQNDHALIEGHHACYTLHLGSGTVHRQPGGYLCIIPVHNQQQGRIFLPFADPDPRTAEVISKALLLAQDRQIQDPTILEQLR; encoded by the coding sequence ATGGACATTCAGGACCACCTGCGGACCTTCCAGCAACCCTGGAAACCCGGCTTCGACACGCGCGTGGCAGCCCTGCCCGCCCCGTGGCCCACCCTGATCCAGGCGCACATCAAAGGCGGCCGCGACCAGCAGGAACGCCAGCGCCTTCAGGACGAACTGGTGGACGCCCTGCACGCCAGCACCCCAGCCGACCGCGAAGCCCTGGCCGCCGCGTTCTTCCCGCAGATCCCCGCACTGGCCGCCCGCACGCTGGACGCGCTGCTGACCCGCCACCCGTACCCGCTGGGCTACGCCCGCCGCGCCTTCCGCGCCCCCGCCCACCGGCTGGCCGCCGTGCACGCCGCCCACTGGCTGTGGCAGGCGTGGCACACCACCCGCGACTACCCCCAGAATGCCGAGTGGTTCGCGGTGCACGCGGGCCTGCTGAACCCCTGGGAATCCCAGGGCCTGGGCCTGCTGCTGGGTCAGGCGATCAGCGACGGGGACGAGGAGGTCTACCAGATCCTGCGCGACACGGCGGGCACGCAGCACCCGGTCGCCCGCATGGGCCGCCACGTGCCGCTGGCCCTGCTGAGCAGCACCAGAGGGGACGCCTGGACGCTCGCCGAGGGCCTGCTGCTCGCCGCGCAGCGCCAGGAGGGCCTGCGGCAGGTGATCCTCGAAACCGTGGACGAGGCCAGTGCGGACGCCTTCACCCGCACCCTGCGCCTGATTCTCGGCGAGGACCTGCTGCGCTTCGCCGCCACGCTGCGCGCCGCGTGCGTGTGGTTCGGCCTGAACTACGACGTGACCGACCTGAAGGTCGTCCGGGCGCACCTCACCCGCGCGCTGACCTTCTTGGAAGACCCGCAGGCCGCGCGGGTGGCCGTGCAGAGCGGCGAAGGCGTGGACGCGTACCTCGCGCTGTTCACGCTGGGCATGCGCGACGCCGTGCAGGCCGCCGACCATGCCCGCACGGTCCTGACGGACGCCGACCCGGCCCGCCGCATGGCCGCCGCGCAGTTCCTGACGGCCGCCGAGCTGCTGACCGACGCCGACCGCCGCGCCCTGCTGACCGACGCCGACCTGCGCGTGGCCGCGCTGGCTGGCAATGCCGTGAACCGCTGGGGCATCGGCTCGTTCCCCTACAGCTTCGAGCAGTTCGAGGCGTACGCCCTGCGCCTCCCGGACAGCGCCCGGCACGAGCCGCTGCTGTTCCCCTGGCTGGGCCACGTGCCCGCCCGCGCGGACGCGCTCGACGCCCTGCCCGCCCTGCGCGGCGAGCGGCCCTTCACGGCCCTGGCCCCGCACCTGGGCAGCATGAGCGCCTACGGCAAGACCGCCCTGCTGCGCAGCCTGAAAGACCACGCGGCCGCTCACCCACTGGACGCGCCCACCCGCGCGCTGCTGCTCACGCTGCTCCAGGACCGCAATAGCAGCGTGTCGCAGGAGGCCGTGACCGTCATGGCGCACTTCACGCCCGACCCCACCGAGGTCGACGTGGTGCACGGCCTGCTGAAACGCAAGAGTGCCGACCTGCGCCGCGGCCTGATCCGCCTGCTCGCCAGCGACCCCGCCCAGGCGCAGCGCAGCGCCGACGCCCTGCTGACCGGACCCAACACCGATCAGCGGCAGGCGGGCCTGCAACTCCTGATCGAGACCGGGGGCACGCCGCCCGCCGACTTCAAGCCGAAGAACGTCACCGAGGCGACCCTGCTGGCCCGCCTGACCGAACCGGACACGCAGCTCAGCCTTCAGGACGGCCTGGGCCTGTTCGACCCCGCGCGCCTCACCCGGCTCGCGGCTCCGCAGCCCCGTGAGCGCGACTACCCCGCGGACGTGACGCGCGGCGCGGCCCTGCTGCGCGCCCTGGACGCCCTGCTCGTCGCCCACCGCGAGACCCCGCTGACCGGCGCCGGCTGGGATGGCCAGGAGACGCAGCTGCTGGGCAACGTGCGCCCCTGGCAGCTCCGCCCGGGCAAGGACGGAGAGCCCATGCCCCTGTGGGACGTCTGGACCGGCTGGTGGCAGGGCCGCCCGGACGCGCAGGACGGTGACCTGACCCGGCTGCACTGGGCGCTGAACCACTTCGTGAACCGCACCGAGACCACCAGCACGGAACTTCAGGACGAACTGGACGGGAACGGCGCGCAGGCCGCCGCACTCGACGCTGCCGAACTCGACACGGCCGTGCTGGACCTGCTGGGCCTCGACCAGGAAGGGCTCGACGACCTGCTGGCCGACGCGGACGAGGACGACCTCGCCGAGCATCAGGCTGCCCGCAGCGCCGTGGAGGAGCGGCAGGACCTGCTGCGCCGCACGCTGCACCGCACGCTGGGGCCGCTGGTCACGCTGCGGCTGGAACACCCGGACCTGGCGCGCGTGATCGTGGACGCCCTGCACGCGGCGCACGCCACACCCACGGACACCGACCTCGCCCTGGACGCCTGGGAGACCGCGCTTGTCTACCTGCCAGGAGACGCGCGTATGCAGACCGACCCGCAGCGCACCTGGTGGCAGGAGGACCCCCGCGACCTGCTGAATCCCGTCATGCCGCGCGGCGACTGGCGCACCTGGACGCCCGAGCAGCAGCGGCGCTTCTGGGCGCTGCACCTGCACCGCGGCGCGGGGTACCCGAACCTGCCCCGCCAGCGCGTGAACACTGCGCTGCTGCTGCACGCCTACGCGCAGAGCTGGGCCACCAGCGATGACCTGCTTGATGCGCTGATCGGCCCGCGGCCCGAACGCCACGGGTCCTACTACGGCTCTTACGGCCACGATTTCGACGACCTGAGCACCTACACCCGCCGCACCCTGAAACCCGAGTGGCCCACCCACCCCGACTGGGAGGCCGCCGTGGCCCGCGTCCGCGACCGGGTGCTGGAGTTGGAACTGGCCCGCGGTGACCTGGAGACCCCCGCCACCGCGCCCGCCCTGGCGCTGCGCAGCGTCCACGGCGCGGACCTGGCCCTGCGCCTCCTGGCCGGCCTGGGGAAGAATCCCCTCAAGCGCGGCTATCAGGGCCGCAACGAGAGCCGCGACGTGACCTTCAGCCACCTGATCCGCGTGGCGTTTCCCCAGACAGGGGACACGCCCGAGTCCTTCCGCGCGCAGGCCGCCGCGCTGAACCTGCCAGACGCCCGCCTGCTGGACCTCGCCATGTTCGCCCCGCAGTGGGCGCCGCTGGTCGCCGACGCGCTGGGCTGGCGCGGCCTGAAGGACGGCGTGTACTGGCTGCACGCCCACACCCGCGACAGCAACTGGAGCGTCCCGCAGGAAGTCCGTGACGCCTGGGAGGCCGAGATCGGCGAGCGCACGCCCCTAAGCCCCACCGACCTGACCGAGGGCGCCGTGGACGTCGCGTGGTTCCGCCAGACTTACAAAGCACTCGGCGGCGCGAGGTTCAGCGCCCTGCTCGACGCTGCCAAGTACGCGTCCTCCAGCGGCGGGCACAAACGCGCCGAGACGTACGCCCGCGCCATCCTGGGCGAACTGAAGGAAGACGACCTGACCACCCGCATCACAGCGAAACGCAACCAAGACGCCGTGCGCGCCCTGGGCCTGCTGCCCCTCGCCCGCGCGAAAGGGAAGGCCGCGCGGGAACTGGAAGGCCGCTACCGCCTCATCAGCGACTTCCGCCGGGACGCCCGGCAGTTCGGCGCGCAGCGGCAGGCCAGTGAACGCCGCGCCGCGGACATCGGCCTGCTCAACCTCGCGCGCAGCGCCGGATACGCCGACCCGCAGCGCCTGATGTGGGCCATGGAGGCCCGCACCGCCCCCGACTGGACGCAGACCGTCACCGACGGCGACCTCCGCGTGGGCATTCACCTCAGCCCGGACGGCGAGGCCAGCCTGACCGTCACGCGCGGCGACAAAGTCCTGAAGGCCCTGCCGCCCGCCCTGAAGAAACGCCCGGACGTGCAGGCCCTCCAAGCCGCCGCGAAGGAACTGGGCGCCACCCGCAGGCGCATGCGCGCCGCGCTGGAAGACACCATGATCCGCGGTGACCACCTCCAGCCGCAGGAACTCACCGACCTCGCCGCACACCCCGTCATCGCGCCCATGCTGCGCAGCCTCGTGTGGGTGCTGAACGAAACGTACCTCGGCTGGTGGACCGGCGACACCCTCGACACGCCCGCAGGGCCGCAGCCCACCCTCGACCACGCCCTGCGCCTCGCGCACCCGCACGACCTGTACACCAGCGGCCACTGGCCCGCCTTCCAGGCGCAGGTCATGGACCGCCAGATCACGCAGCCGTTCAAGCAGGTGTTCCGCGAGTACTACCCCCTCACCGCTGCCGAGCAGGGCGCCCGGCGCGTCACCCGCTACACCGACCAGCACGTCCAGCCTGGCAAGGCCGCCGCCCTCCTGAAAACCCGCGGCTGGATCACCGTGCCCGAGGAAGGTGTCCGCAAGACCTGGCACGCCGAGGGCATCAACGTCTGGCTTGATACCAGCGTCGGCTACGGCACCCCCAACGAGGTCGAGGGGACCTCGCTGAACGCCGCGTACTTCATCCGCCGCGACGCCACCGAACCCATGCCCCTGAGTGAGGTGCCCCCTCGCCTTCTGAGCGAGACCCTGCGCGACCTCGACCTGGTCGTCTCCGTCGCCCACGTCGGTGGCGTTGACCCCGAAGCCACCCAGAGCACCACCGAGATGCGCGCCGCCCTCCTGCGCGAAACCCTGCGCCTCCTCAAACTGGGCAACGTCCGCATCCAGAACGACCACGCCCTCATTGAAGGCCACCACGCCTGCTACACCCTGCACCTCGGCAGCGGCACCGTCCACCGCCAGCCCGGCGGGTACCTGTGCATCATCCCCGTGCACAACCAGCAGCAGGGCCGGATCTTCCTGCCCTTCGCCGACCCCGACCCCCGCACTGCCGAGGTCATCAGCAAAGCCCTCCTGCTCGCCCAGGATCGCCAGATCCAGGACCCCACCATCCTCGAACAGCTGCGGTGA